Part of the Leifsonia soli genome is shown below.
TGGCCGCCGCGTACGGCGTGCCGATCGAGCTGGATGCCGCCCAGCAGACCGTGGTCCACGGCACGGAGATCTTCTTCATCGACCCGGATGGCAGGGAACGTGCCCTCGGTCAGTTCGGCACCGACTCCGCCAGCACCGCACCGTTCGCGCACACGATGGCCCAGGAGGCCGTCGACCTCCTGCCCGCCGCGCACCGCCCCACGGTGGCGGGCTCGGCAGCGGTCGACCTCTCGACGGACGGCACCGGGGTGGGCGCGATCCCGAAACCCTTCTCGCTTCCCGCGCTGAACGGCGCCGGGCGCATCACCGGGAGCGCGAACGACGGCCGTTACCGGGTGCTGAACTTCTGGGCGAGCACCTGCACCGCCTGCGTCGGCGAACTCGCCGACCTCCAGAGGGTGTCCGCCGAGTTCGCCGGCAGGGCGGACCTGATCGGCATCGACGTCTCCGACGACACGGACGCGGCCCGCACGGTCGCACGACAGGCGGGGATCGACTACCCGCTCGCCATCGACGCGAACGGGTCCGTCTCCGGACGCTACCGGATCTCCGGCCTGCCCTACACGGTGATCCTCGACCCCTCGGGCCGGGTCGTGATCCGCCATCCTGGCGCATTCACCGCCGAGCAGCTGGAGTACGTGCTCGATTCGCTCGTCCCGCCGTCGAAATAGGGCCGTGGCCGCAGCGGCGGCGCCATCGGCGCGCCCTCGGCGCGCCCTCGGCGCGCCCTCGGCGTTCACGGCCGGAAGTCGGGCAGCTCGATCCGGTCGTACAGGCTCCGGCCGATGGCGATATCGGACACTGCGGGCACCGTCATCAGCCGCATCACCGTCGTGCGCATCCAGAGCCCCCGCCGGGTGCGCGGAGCGAACGCGCCGCCGAGACGGGTCGCGCCGCGCTGCTTGGCGTGAAGGAAGTCGCGGAGCCTGTCGTGGTACGCCGAGAAGGCCGCGACGTGATCGCCCGCGGCGGCATGCAGCTCGGCGGCGAGCACGTACGCCTCGATCATCGCCAGCGCCGTACCCTGGCCCGCGAGCAACGAGGGCGCAGCGGCGGCATCGCCGACCAGACCGACGCGTCCGGTGCTCCAGGACGGCATCCGGATCTGGCTCGCGGAGTCGAGGTAGAACGTCCGGGCACGCGGCAACGCCGCCAGGATGGACGGCACCTCCCAGCCGAGACCGCTCAGCCGGTCGCGGAGGAGGGACTTCTGGGCTTCGACGTCGTCGAGGGGGATCCGGCCGTCGAAGCGGAACGTGAACACGAACATCGATACGTCGTCGTCCAGGCTCAACCGCAGGGCCTGTGCGCCGACCTGGGTGTGCATGACGGCGACCAGCTCGTCCCGCGGCCGGTAGCCGACGACATCGAAGACGGCGACGGCGACGCCCAGGGAGCGCTCGAACCCGGACTCGGGACCGAACGCCAACCGCCGGACGGCGGAGTGCAGACCGTCCGCTCCGACCACGAGGTCGAATCGGCGGTCGCCGCCGCGCGCCAGACGCACTGCGACGTGATCGCCCTCATCGTGCAGCTCCTCGACGGTGTCGCCGAACACCCGCTCCACGTCATCCGGAAGCGCTTCGACGATGATCCTGGACAGATCGGAGCGCCCGACGCTCACGTAGCGTGCCCCGTTGCGGCCGATCAGCGCGACCGGGTCCAAGGACAGGATCCGGCGCCCATCGCCGTCGACCTCCCGCACCTCCCTCATCCGGTAGCCCGCGTCCTGCACGCGATCGGCGATGCCCATCCTGTCGGCGACCTCGAAGCCGGCGCCCCAGAAGTCGACCAGGTATCCGCCTTGCCGCAACTCGGGCGCGGCCTCCAGCAGCACCGGCTCGTGACCGCTGCGCCGCAGCCAGTACGCAAGAGTCGGACCGGCGATGCCGGCTCCGACGATCAACACCTTCATGACGACCTCCTCGCCCCCGTGACTCCGATCCCGTCGTCCGCTCGTCACCACACGAACGGGATGTATCGCGGCGTCGTCGCGGCCCACGCGACGAACTCCTCGCCGTAGTGCTCCTTCAGCCGGCGATCCAGCGCCGGGATCGCCGCGAAAACGAACCCGGCGACCATGATCGCCGGGATCACCAGGGCGACCCACGAACCGGTCGCCGCCGCGAAACCGGTGAACAGCAGCGTGTCGCCCAGATAGTTGGGGTGGCGGCACCAGCGGAACAGCCCGCGCGTGTACAGATGGCCCGCATTCTCGGGGCGCGCCTTCCATGCGCGGCGCTGCAGCTCGGAGAACGTGTTCACCCAGGAACCGAAGAGATACAGGACGACTCCCAGCACCGTCCAGGCGTCCAGCGCCGCGCTCACGTGGGCGCTCACGAGCCCCATCGTCGCGTGGATGATGAACATCCAACCGCCGACCAATGCGGCCTCCGCGTAGGTCACCGGGCGCTGCACCGTCACGTACGTGGTGATGAGCACTCGGAACACGTAGACCAGCGACAGGGCGAGCACCAGCCAGGCGCGGGCCGGGGTCGCGACCGAGATCGGGCCGAAGACCAGGAACGCCGCGGCCCCCGCGCCCAGGACGTTCGCGCCCGTCAGCACTGCGCGCGGACCGGTGCTCGCGGTCGCCGCAGTCCCTGCGGTCGCCTCCGGATCCGTCATCGCATCTCTCTTCCGGTGGGGGTGGAGGCCGCGCCCCCCGGCACGGCCCTGGTCAGAGTCCGAGCGTCAGCAGGTCCTCCGGTGTCGGCTCGCCCGCAGCCGTCGAGAACAGCTCCAGGGCGTCGATGATCTGCTGCTGCTCCTGCGCGGGCAGAGAGGTGAGGACCGAGGCGACCTGACGACGCCGGCGCTCGGTGACCTGATCCACCAGGAGCCTGCCCTCCGGCGCGAGGTCGACCAGGATCTCGCGGCGGCTCTGCGGGCTCTCCTGCCGGGCCACCCACCCTCCGTCGACCATGCGGTCGATCGTCCGGCTGAACGTCGAGGGAACCGCCCCGACGCGAGCGGCCAACGCGCCCATCCTCATCGGCCCGGACCCGGCCAGCACGACCAGCACCCGGAACTGCGGCAGTGTCACCTGCTCCAACGCGTCCGCCACGGAGCGCGCCACGATCCCGAGCAGCGCCCGCGACGCCCGGAGCGTCGCCTCGGTCGCTTCGTGCGGGAAGCCGTGATTCTGCATGGTTCCTCCAGTGTTACTCTTTTGATGCATTTCTGCAACAGTTGCATGTCTACATGATTGGAGAGCCGTGTCGGCCATCCCGGCGAGCATCCGCGGAATCCTGACCGGATCCACAGCACGCATGACGCACTGGTGGCGCCGCGCGCTGGCCGGACCCGCCCCCCTCATCGCTGCGGCCCTCGCCGTAGGAGCCGGCGCAGGGCTCGCGGCGGTGGTGTTCCGTTGGCTGGTGACGTCCGCCACTCTCATCTTCACAGGCACGAGCGACTACGCCGGAACGACCGGCCATCCGGCGAACCCGTGGGTGCCGTGGCTCGGCGGCGCGTTCGTCATCCTCGCCCCGGCTGTCGGCGGCCTCGTCTACGGGCCGCTCGTTCACCGCTTCGCCCGGGAGGCCCGCGGCCACGGGGTGCCAGAGGTCATGTACGCCGTCGCTCGCCGCGGCGGACACATCCCCGGACGCGTCGCCGTGGTCAAAGCGCTCGCCTCCGCCATCACCATCGGGTCCGGCGGGTCGGTCGGCCGCGAGGGGCCCATCGTCCAGATCGGCTCGGCGCTCGGCTCCACGCTCGGCAGGATCACGCGCATGTCCGAGTCCCAGCTCCGCACTCTCGTCGCCTGCGGCGCGGCCGGCGGCATCGCGGCGACCTTCAACGCACCCATCGCCGGTGTCTTCTTCGCGCTCGAGCTGATCCTCCGCGACTTCGCCACACGCTCCTTCGCCGCCGTGATGCTCTCGTCCATCACCGCCTCGGTCGTCGGCCGGTCCGTCCTCGGCGACCAGCCCTTCCTCGCGCTTCCGGCCTTCACCGTCAGCCAGCCCGGGGAGTATCTGCTCTTCGCCGCGCTCGGCCTGCTCGCCGGCGCGGTCGGCGTGCTGTTCAGCACGATCCTCTACGCGATCGAGGACCTGTGCGACTGGGCCTGGCGCGGACCGGAGTGGCTGCGTCCCGCCGCCGGCGGCCTCCTTCTCGGCCTGCTGCTGTTCGCGATGCCCCAGCTGTACGGGGTCGGCTACCCCGTTCTCGAGGGCAGCGTCGCCGGGAAGTACACGATCGGTTTCCTCCTGCTGCTCGTCGTGGCGAAGATGGCCGCCACCAGCCTGACGATCGGCATCGGCGGCTCCGGAGGCGTCTTCGCACCCAGCCTCGTCATCGGCGCCGCCTTCGGCGCCGCAGCCGGTGAGACCGTCGGGCTCGTCATCCCCGGCTTGTCCGGCCAGGCGGGCACGTTCGCCCTCGTCGGCATGGCGGCGGTCTTCGCCGGGGCCACCCGCGCCCCGATCACCGCCGGCATCATCCTCTTCGAGCTCACCGGCGAGTACACGATCATTCTGCCGCTCCTGCTCGCTGTCATCGTCGCCACGGGGATCTCCCGCCTCCTCAGCCGCGACACCATCTACACGCGCAAGCTCAGCCGCCGGGGGGTCGACCTGTCCGCTCCCGCGCTGCCCGGCCTCCGGGATGTCTCCGTCGCCGCGGTGATGTCCCCGGCCCCACCCACCATCCACGCGTCCGCGGGCGCACACGAAGCGATCAGCTGGCTGGCCGACTCCCGCAGGCAGACCGCCCCGGTCGTGAACGACGACGGCGAGTTCGTCGGGATCCTCACGGCCGCGGATGCGACCGAGGCCGTCCGCACCGACGACGACGCGAACGCACGGCGCGTGTCCGAGCTGATGGAGAGCGTGCAGATCGTGTCTCCCGGCGACCCCGTCGCCGACGTGCTCGGACACGTCATCGAAGCGGCCGGCACGGACGGTGCCCCGGTCGTCACGGACGGCATCCTCGTCGGCTGGCTGGCACCCACCGACGTCCTCCGCGCCACCGCCGGCTGACGAGGCGATCGCACGCGAGTACTCGTGGCGGGTTCGCAGCGGTGGGCCCAAAGACGAGTCGACTGCGGGGATCGATGCTCACGCGGGCGTCACCCCGAGACTCTTCAGCAGCTCGCGCACGCGCTGCTCCACCTCAGCGCGGATCTCGCGCACGATCTCGACGGACCGCCCCTGCGGGTCCTGCAGTTCCCAGTCCTGGTAGCGCTTACCCGGGTAGATCGGGCAAGCGTCGCCGCATCCCATCGTGACCACGACGTCGGCGGCCTGGACGACATCGTCGGTCAGCGGCTTCGGGAACTCGCGGCTGATGTCGAGGCCGATCTCGGTCATCGCCTCGACCACGGCGGGGTTCAGCTCGCCGGCAGGCATCAACCCCGCGGAGCGGACGTGGACGCGACCTGCGGAGAGAGACTCCGTGAGGACTGCGGCCATCTGGGAGCGGCCGGAGTTCTGTTCGCAGACGAACAGCACCTCCGGCCAGATCACCGGAAGCGCGCCCGTCGCCTGCGCGAGCGCGGTCAGCCGTTCGGTGGCGAAGTGGATGGTGCGGGTCGCCAGGTGCGCCTTCACCGTCGCGGTGCGCAACAGCGCCGTGTAGGACTCCAGCACGTACCGTTCGACGGTCTCCCGGTTGAAGACGCCCTCGAATTTCGCCGCCAGTTCGTCCGCCAAGCGGCGCAGATATGGCTCGGGGTAGGCCAGCCCCGGCTGGGCTCGGCGCCCCGTCGCGTCGATGGTCATGATCGTCACGCCGCAGCGGGGAGGAGCTCGGCGAGCAGGTCCTCGACGCGCAGCTTGATGTCATCCCGGATCGGGCGGACCTCGTCGACCGGGCGGCCGGCCGGGTCGGTGAGGTCCCAGTCCTCGTAGCGCTTGCCGGGGAAGATCGGGCAGGTGTCGCCGCAGCCCATCGTGATCACCACATCGGACTCCTTCACGGCGTCCGTGGTGAGAATCTTCGGCTGCTCCCCCGCGATGTCGATGCCCTCCTCAGCCATGACCTGCACAGCCACCGGGTTGATCCGGTCCTTCGGCTCCGAGCCCGCGGAGAGGACCTCGACGCGGCCTCCGGAGAGCTCGCGCATGTACCCGGCGGCCATCTGGGAGCGGCCGGCGTTGTGGATGCAGACGAACAGGACGGTGGGCTTGCTATCGGACATGACGGGGTCTCCCTCTCTCTGCTACGAGAAAGCATAGATGTTTGTCTATGGTTTTGTCAGGAGGCCGGAGCGATGTTCACGAGCTGTTCAGAATCGATCCGAGTCAGGAGGCCACGAACGCGTTCCTCGATGTCGTCCCGGATCGCGCGAACCTCTGCGATGGGCCGGCCGACAGGGTCGGGGACGTCCCAGTCGAGATATTCGCGACCGGGGTAGACGGGGCAGGCGTCGCCACAGCCCATCGTGACCACGTAGTCCGCGGCGCGGACGGCTTCGTCGGTCAGGGGCTTGGGGAACTCCCCGCCGAGTGGCATGCCGACCTCATCCAGAACGGCGACGATGGTGGAGCGGACCGCGGCCGCGGGTTCGGATCCGGCGGTGCGGACGACGACGCGGTCGCCGGCGAGTTGGCGCAGGATCGCCGAGGCGAGCTGGGAGCGGCCGGCGTTCTGAACGCAGACGAACAGCACCTCCGGTACCCCGGCACGTGCGCCGGTCGCACGGAGCAGGGCGTCGAGGCGGGAGACGGCGAACGCGCTGGTCAGGGACGCCCGGTGCGCGCGCCCCTCGAGGCGGTCGTAGCTGTCGCGCACATACTGCTCGATACTCTCGCGGGCAAGGACCCCGCGAAAGCGCGAGGAGAGGTCCTCGACGACCCGATCCAGCGCCGCATCGTCGTCCGTGGGTCGTCTATCGCGGACGACTTCTGCGACCAGGTCGAGCTGATCCGCCGTGATCGCGTACCAGGCGGTGCGACCCTCCTGGGTCCGATCGAGCAGCCCCTCGTCGCGCAGCAGCTTGAGGTGATGCGAGACGGTCGGCTGCCGCAAACCCAGGGTCTCCGCCAGCCGGGTGACCGAGCCGCGCCCATCAGGGGCGTCGAGGAGGAGGCGCAGGATCTGGGCGCGGGTGGGATCGCTGATGCGCTTCAAGCTCCGCAGCACATCCGGTTCCGGCACCCCGACCATAGACGCGAGTCTATGCGAGCGGTGGCGAACTCGGACCACCGAGGCGTGAATACCCGTGCGATGGTCATTCCGTGCGATGAGCCTCGGCGACAAGGCTTCCGTGCACGTCGCAGACCGCTGCGAGCGTGTTGTATACCGTTCCATATTTCTGGAGGTTGCGGTGGACCAGTTCACATCGGCGGGCCGGCTCATCGGTCGCCACTCGCAACTCGTAGACGATCTCGACGAATCGGGGCGGGTCGTCTTGCCGCCGGGCGGTGACTTCGACCTCGGCGGACCCGTAGTGAAAGTCGAGCAGCCGGCCCGCACGCTCGAGGTTCTTGAGCAGGCAGGCCGCGAACGAACTGGCGAGCAGTTCTGCTGGGCCCGGCAAGCCTGTGGCACCCGACGCCCAGCTCGAGTCGAACCGGATCGTCTCGGAGCCCGCGTCGACCTGGGCCGCTCCGTGAGCGGTCGAACGCGCGCGAACGCTGTACGTGAGGGTGGGCGCGCTCACGCTCCCTCTGCGATCATCTGCGGACTGCGCCGAAGACACCCCGGCGCCGTCCTCTCTCGTTGGGCGCATGCCAGGAACGTACGCCGAGCTGCGTTTGTGTGGCGAGAGCCTTTCGACCCCCGGATGAACGACATCCGCATCATGATCATGAGCAGCAGGAGGTCGACCCGGACGAGCACAGTCCCTTCGCTGGAAGCACCAACCGGATCGTGTGCGCTGCGGCAGAGCGGGGGTGGCCAGATCGACGCTGACCGCCAGCCGGAGCCGGCAGCGGCTGGGACCGATGCTGTAGCCGAGGGGCCTCATCCGCCGGATCACGAGGATGCGCTTAGAGTTGAGTCGGCGCCCCGACGGCGCCGCCTCCCTTCCTTCATTCTCGCCCGTCCCCCGTGTGCGAAACCCGAGAGGGCGGGGCCCCATTCGCTGAACGGCGTGGATATGC
Proteins encoded:
- a CDS encoding chloride channel protein, with amino-acid sequence MSAIPASIRGILTGSTARMTHWWRRALAGPAPLIAAALAVGAGAGLAAVVFRWLVTSATLIFTGTSDYAGTTGHPANPWVPWLGGAFVILAPAVGGLVYGPLVHRFAREARGHGVPEVMYAVARRGGHIPGRVAVVKALASAITIGSGGSVGREGPIVQIGSALGSTLGRITRMSESQLRTLVACGAAGGIAATFNAPIAGVFFALELILRDFATRSFAAVMLSSITASVVGRSVLGDQPFLALPAFTVSQPGEYLLFAALGLLAGAVGVLFSTILYAIEDLCDWAWRGPEWLRPAAGGLLLGLLLFAMPQLYGVGYPVLEGSVAGKYTIGFLLLLVVAKMAATSLTIGIGGSGGVFAPSLVIGAAFGAAAGETVGLVIPGLSGQAGTFALVGMAAVFAGATRAPITAGIILFELTGEYTIILPLLLAVIVATGISRLLSRDTIYTRKLSRRGVDLSAPALPGLRDVSVAAVMSPAPPTIHASAGAHEAISWLADSRRQTAPVVNDDGEFVGILTAADATEAVRTDDDANARRVSELMESVQIVSPGDPVADVLGHVIEAAGTDGAPVVTDGILVGWLAPTDVLRATAG
- a CDS encoding arsenate reductase ArsC; this translates as MSDSKPTVLFVCIHNAGRSQMAAGYMRELSGGRVEVLSAGSEPKDRINPVAVQVMAEEGIDIAGEQPKILTTDAVKESDVVITMGCGDTCPIFPGKRYEDWDLTDPAGRPVDEVRPIRDDIKLRVEDLLAELLPAAA
- a CDS encoding arsenate reductase ArsC, whose amino-acid sequence is MTIDATGRRAQPGLAYPEPYLRRLADELAAKFEGVFNRETVERYVLESYTALLRTATVKAHLATRTIHFATERLTALAQATGALPVIWPEVLFVCEQNSGRSQMAAVLTESLSAGRVHVRSAGLMPAGELNPAVVEAMTEIGLDISREFPKPLTDDVVQAADVVVTMGCGDACPIYPGKRYQDWELQDPQGRSVEIVREIRAEVEQRVRELLKSLGVTPA
- a CDS encoding methyltransferase family protein, whose protein sequence is MTDPEATAGTAATASTGPRAVLTGANVLGAGAAAFLVFGPISVATPARAWLVLALSLVYVFRVLITTYVTVQRPVTYAEAALVGGWMFIIHATMGLVSAHVSAALDAWTVLGVVLYLFGSWVNTFSELQRRAWKARPENAGHLYTRGLFRWCRHPNYLGDTLLFTGFAAATGSWVALVIPAIMVAGFVFAAIPALDRRLKEHYGEEFVAWAATTPRYIPFVW
- a CDS encoding OsmC family protein, which encodes MSAPTLTYSVRARSTAHGAAQVDAGSETIRFDSSWASGATGLPGPAELLASSFAACLLKNLERAGRLLDFHYGSAEVEVTARRQDDPPRFVEIVYELRVATDEPARRCELVHRNLQKYGTVYNTLAAVCDVHGSLVAEAHRTE
- a CDS encoding FAD-binding domain, which translates into the protein MKVLIVGAGIAGPTLAYWLRRSGHEPVLLEAAPELRQGGYLVDFWGAGFEVADRMGIADRVQDAGYRMREVREVDGDGRRILSLDPVALIGRNGARYVSVGRSDLSRIIVEALPDDVERVFGDTVEELHDEGDHVAVRLARGGDRRFDLVVGADGLHSAVRRLAFGPESGFERSLGVAVAVFDVVGYRPRDELVAVMHTQVGAQALRLSLDDDVSMFVFTFRFDGRIPLDDVEAQKSLLRDRLSGLGWEVPSILAALPRARTFYLDSASQIRMPSWSTGRVGLVGDAAAAPSLLAGQGTALAMIEAYVLAAELHAAAGDHVAAFSAYHDRLRDFLHAKQRGATRLGGAFAPRTRRGLWMRTTVMRLMTVPAVSDIAIGRSLYDRIELPDFRP
- a CDS encoding redoxin domain-containing protein; the encoded protein is MNRRTPRTWPIVAAATVVLVGFGAVLVAAAQPSSSTAAAPSAAPTAPGISAAAANLLQLDPLGNAATNAPAYSLTDQRGDRISPDTFHGRSVVLTFNDDECEDLCTLLAQDVALADRDLGSAASRVAFVSVNANPYHPAVGDVAAWSESHGLGRASNWYFGTADPKTLASVAAAYGVPIELDAAQQTVVHGTEIFFIDPDGRERALGQFGTDSASTAPFAHTMAQEAVDLLPAAHRPTVAGSAAVDLSTDGTGVGAIPKPFSLPALNGAGRITGSANDGRYRVLNFWASTCTACVGELADLQRVSAEFAGRADLIGIDVSDDTDAARTVARQAGIDYPLAIDANGSVSGRYRISGLPYTVILDPSGRVVIRHPGAFTAEQLEYVLDSLVPPSK
- a CDS encoding MarR family winged helix-turn-helix transcriptional regulator; translated protein: MQNHGFPHEATEATLRASRALLGIVARSVADALEQVTLPQFRVLVVLAGSGPMRMGALAARVGAVPSTFSRTIDRMVDGGWVARQESPQSRREILVDLAPEGRLLVDQVTERRRRQVASVLTSLPAQEQQQIIDALELFSTAAGEPTPEDLLTLGL
- a CDS encoding metalloregulator ArsR/SmtB family transcription factor — protein: MVGVPEPDVLRSLKRISDPTRAQILRLLLDAPDGRGSVTRLAETLGLRQPTVSHHLKLLRDEGLLDRTQEGRTAWYAITADQLDLVAEVVRDRRPTDDDAALDRVVEDLSSRFRGVLARESIEQYVRDSYDRLEGRAHRASLTSAFAVSRLDALLRATGARAGVPEVLFVCVQNAGRSQLASAILRQLAGDRVVVRTAGSEPAAAVRSTIVAVLDEVGMPLGGEFPKPLTDEAVRAADYVVTMGCGDACPVYPGREYLDWDVPDPVGRPIAEVRAIRDDIEERVRGLLTRIDSEQLVNIAPAS